DNA sequence from the Treponema sp. OMZ 838 genome:
GAAATGAAAAAGAATTTAGATGACGGTAGCAGTTATATCGGGGAATGGGATAAATATAACACGGAAATAGGAAAAAGACTTCTTGAAGCTGCTCGCAAAGTAGGGTATATCGTGTTATCCGGAAAGCCTGAAAAACTTAGTAATCATGAAATACTTTTTAACTACTCATATAATGGTGAAAATAAACTTGGCGACTTTAATAATTTAACTATAGAAACGGATACTGTAGATATCGTTCAAGAATTACCGGATTACTTACTAAATCCGAATATGACTTACGAAGAATGGATTGGTGAAATTGATAAAAATCTTGAGCAGGAAGCTTTGTTTCAAAATAAAAAAAAGAAAAAACAAGAACAAGAAGAAAAGCACTGGAGCAATCTTAATATTATTGACTATACACAAGATACGATTACTATAGAATCAAAGCATAAAGGATTACCTAAAAGAGGAAAAAATGGAGAATTATTTATGATTCTTTCCATTACCGGCGAAAAAATACAGGTTGAAAGAAGACGGCGTGCACGACAGAATATCCTTAAAGGATGCAGCCAGATAAGTAATCTGGGGCTTATCCTTGATGGAAAATCGAATCTTAGCTCAAATATTCCAAGTGTATCCGGTACTAAAAGAAAGTTATCCGATAAGGAACAAAAAAAAGTATATGAAAAGATCTTTGAATTTGAACCGACGGAAAATCAAAAGAAAGCTATAAACATTGCTCTAACAACTTCGGATATTGCAGTTATTCAAGGTCCTCCGGGAACAGGAAAATCTACCGTTATTTGTGGAATTATTGAATCTTTAAATCAAGATTTTCAGAAAGACAATAATCTGGCAGGAAAAATATTGGTAACAAGTCTTCAACATGATGCGGTAGATAATGTTACCAATAGACTTTTAACGAATGGATTGCCGACGGTAAAATCCGGCCGCTCAAGTTCTGAAGATGAGCTGAGTATTTCTACAACGCAAGCTGAAATTAAATCTTGGTGCCAAACGGTAGTCAAAAATATTGAGAAAAATATTCCTGCCGTAATAGAATCGGCTGAATTTCAAAATCTGCGTTCTTTATTTTTAGATTATCATAAAGCTCCGTCAACTGCGATGGAGATTGCACTTTTAAATGGTATTAAAAACTTAAGCTCACGATTTACAACTCCTGAAATTATAGAAAAAATAGATTCAATTTTAGTAAGTTTAGATCAAGACCCTTCCTCGGATGATATGGATATGATCAATTGCCTTTATGCCTTACGAACCGATGAGGTCTCTTTTCAAGATGATGGTACAAAACGAGCTATGGAATTGGCTGCTCGTTTACGAGAGGCGCAGATTCCTATTCCTTCATGTTTAAGTAAAGCTTGTAGTTACGAATTGAAATCTGACTTGTCGTTTTTAAGCGATTTGGAAAATTTACAAAATGAGCTGCTTGAACAATATCTTCCGCATGAAGAGTTCAGACGCAATAAAGAAAATGCCGTTATTGCTGAGATTGTTAATGAAGTATCTCAAAGAATCCAAAAATATCCTTTTGACCCGAGCGAAAAAAAGAATATGGCGCTTGCCGACTTTATTTATGAGTTAAAAAATAATCCCGATGGGATACTGAATACGCTATTAAGTTATAATCCTGTTTTGGCAGCCACCGTACAACAAAGCGAAGGACAAGAAATTAATGAGGCACGCCGAAAACTTGGCCTTGATACCGATAAGCAGAAATTACCGTATGAATATGTGATAGTAGATGAAGCTGCTCGTGTTGCTCCTCCGGATTTATTAATTCCTATGGCGAAAGGAAAACATATTATTTTGGTAGGGGATCATCGTCAGTTGCCTCAACAAGTTGACCAAGATATTGAGAAAAAAATGGAAATATCGGCAGCAAGCAGAGAAGAAATTGCTTTCTTGAATGAAAGTACTTTTGAAAGATTATTCGCTCAATTAGACGCTTCAAAAAAAATAACGCTTGATAAACAATATCGTATGCATCCTCTTTTAGGAACTTTTATCAGTAAGGAGTTTTATGAAGTTCATAATCCTGATGAAAGATTTGAATCTCCGCTAAAAGCAGAAATATTCAGCCATAATTTGCCTATAATCACTAATAAAGCAGCAATTTGGTGCAATGTTGAAAATGAACGAAATGGGGGTGGTGCGGAAAATAGAGATGCTTCAAAAAGCAGGTATAGAAGAGGAGAGGCGATTGTTGCAGCAAAACTCTTGAAGAAATGGTTGGATTTTGATACGGAGAAAAAATTGACATTCGGTGTAATAAGTTTTTATTCGGCGCAATGTCGTGAAATAAAAAAGCAATTATCTTCTCTGGGTATTTGTACTCAAAAATTGCAAATAAATGAAGATTATCAATATACCTTATCTGATGAAAAGAAGAACATTAAAGAAAGGCTTCGAATCGGTACTGTTGATGCATTTCAGGGCATGGAATTTGATGTAGTTATTTTATGTACGGTACGTACGGCAACAGAAGACAGAATAAGAAATGCATATTCTGAAATGCAAAAGGATGCCGAAGAAGGTTTACGGAAACAACAGGGGCTTTTTGGGTTTTTAATGTCAAAGAATCGGCTTTGTGTAAGTATGAGCCGCCAGAAGAAAGTACTTGTTGTAATCGGTGATAAAAATTTGTTTACAAGCAATATCGCAGAAAGCACAGTTCCTGAACTTAATCATTACATCACCATGTGTGAAAATAATATCGATTTCGGACTTGTATTTGATGCTAAATCAATTGATTAAAGGAGAATAATAATGACGGACGCACAAAAATCGGAATTGGTAATTCTCCGAAAAAAAATAGAGGTATTATTTCAAACAAACCATGCTTTGAAGGTTTTGCACCTATCAAAAACAGTCAGACAAATTTGTTCTGGCCTTGCATTATGTATCAAGTGGAAATACAAGTAGATAAAAGCGAACTTGATATTTTTGAAAGAACAATATTAAAGTTTGCAGATTGTAATATCACAAAGGCAAAGGATGTTGCAGATTTAATGAATATGGAAGTTGAAACGATAGCGTTTATTCAGAATAGGCTCGTTATAAAAGGTTATTTAAAAGACAAACTTTGTTCGATTACCGATAAAGGCCATGCATACTTAGATGAATATATAAACGGTAATCATACGGAGGCACAAGTTATTTGTTTGTTTAAAGATATAAACTCCGGAGAATTTATAGATTTAGTGGAAGTTTATCCTGCAAAAAATACATTGACTATTTATTCAGAAAAAAACGGTACTCTAGAAGGATCATTTAACCTGCCGGGAAATGGACGGAAAAAAGGTTTTGTAGTTATCTCTACTAACTATGAAAAAGCCATTGCATCTGAACCGGAAGCGTATCTCCTCTTAAGAGCTATCAGAAAATATAACAAGGCTGTTGAGAAAGAATTAAAAATATCTCTTAGTAAAATTTCTAATTCCGTTAAAGTAAAAAGTAAAGAGGTTGTATTTGTTCATACAGTCGGTTTTGCTACTGCTAATGGAGAAATCCATTCTACCGATGCTGCCGGAATTGGAATTTCCGATATTTTTACGGATTTTATCCGAAATGCAAACGATAACGAGCATCCGTGGATTCGATCGATTTTTGAAAAGGGAAATGCTAAAATAAACAATGAAGAAAAAGAGGCTGATAATAAGTACGAGAAACCTCGTTTTAGCTATCCGGCAGTATCCAATCCGATTTTCAATGCAGTAAAGACTTTTAATGAAATAAAATCGGTTAAGGTAGAAAACCATATTGCGCGAGAAGATATGAAGCGATCGGGAGAAATCATTTATTATAATATATTCACAGCCTTGGAATATGCTTTGAAGATGTATTATGCTGATTTTAAGTCTAGGGAAAAAGAAGATGTTACAATACAATTGGCAGATCAGGAAGCGCGACAAATAAACAAAACTAAAATAAAAGAAGTTGGAATAGCGGAAGATAATATTTTCTTGTTCTATATTCTTGCACAAAATCTTTCCATAAATCTGCCGCACAACTATCTAACATTATTAAAGGTATATCCCGGTAAAATCAAATCAATGAGGGATGATAATCAACCTGAACTTATACCGTTATTGTGTTTATGTCTGGCAAATGCTATTGATGATCCCGAAGTTCCGTTGAGTTTTTTGGCAAAAAATTATCCGGACTTTATGATTGATTTTTTTAAATTAAAAGAATTACGTGATAAAACCTCAATGGCGCATGGTCCAGGATTAACATTCTCAGATGTCTCTGCAAGTAAGTGTAAAGAGATAATCGAGAAGATTCTCTTTTACGTAGAATATTTGAATGAAAAACTAAAAGCCGATAATAAGTTACTTACTGATTATTTTAAAGATGATATTCATAACAGTAAGTATCAATACTCCTCTTATATTCAGAAGATATATGAAAAGAAATTAGAGTTATACAAAGATTATGGCTATGTAACTATTAATAAACTTCCTGCAAATCTTATTAAACAAATGATCAATTCTCTGATTACGTTTGGAGATCGCAAATATGTTGCAGGAAGTGCCTGTTCGGTATTACAACAGTTCTTTGAATATTCAATTACGGCTATGTTAAAATATATGATGCCACCTTCTAAAGAACAAAGAAACTGCAATTTTGTAGCGGAAAAATGTAGAAATGTATATTTTGAACTCAAAAATAACAAATTGCCTGATTCTATAGGTACGGTAAGTTATAAAAAGATAGGTAAGGCTGTATGCGGGGGAGGATGCGATAGTTTAGGAGCCGGTATTGTAAGTTTTTTGATACTTGTACCGGAGGAGCAACTAATGGATATTTCTCAACAATATCCTCGGTTTATTCTTGATTTAGATTTTTTGTTAAAATCACGCGGGCATAGTGATGTTCGAGAATATTCTGAACGGGAAGTATCAATTTATAAAAAAATTGTTACTAATATAATAAAGATACTGATAAAATACATTGACTAAAGGAGTGAATAAAATGTGGCCTTTTACAAATAATAAAAGAGAAAAACAGCTTGTTGAGAGAGAGCACTCGATTAAATCAAAAGAAGAACGCCTTGAAGATGAGAAAGATTTGCTTGAGCAAAGAAAAATCGAATTTGAGCAATATAGGGACAAAGAAAACACCGCGATAAAAGATGAATTTTCAAAGTTGGATGACGCTCGTACCGTATTCGAAATGAAAAGAACCGAATATGAACCTAAATTTCAAGAAGCTATAAAAGGATTTTCAGCAAGGATCAAAGAAAATGAAGCGGATATTCAAAAACGTAATTCTGAAATTACTGTAGAACGGCAGGAAGAACAGAAAAAGTTTGCTGAGCGGCTCCATGAAGCTCACCAAAAAAGTGAAAGAGAACACGAAGAAACTCTTTTTGTACAAACCACAAAAAGAATTCAAGAAACGGATACGGAATTAAGTAGTAGACGCGATGCAATTGCTCAAAAAGAAGCAGAACTGCGTCAACGAGAAATCATTTTAGAACAAGATCGTGATAAGCTTATACAAGACAGAAAAGATTATGAACAAAAAGATTCTCAGTTAGCGGCAGAAAGAACAATCGTTTCTTCAAAAATGGCGTCTTTAGATGAACAAGCAAAAGAATTAGCCGATGCAAAAATTAAAGAGTTAAATGCGAGACTTGAAAACTACAAAGAACATCAAGAAAGATTAAGTCAAGAACGAGCAAACCTTGAAATACGGCTCATTGCCTATGAAGAGATTAAGCACAGACTTAATGGCCAAGAACCGGAATCCATATTAGTTGAAATTCAATCTCTAACCAGACAGTTAGCGGAAGCTAGAAAGACGTTACAGAATTACCCTGATAATGTTGAAGAAGAACTCAACCGTAAACAGGAAGAAATAGACAGTCTCTCGGAACAATTAGAAGACTCAAGATATAAACTCGTAGCGCTTCAAAAGCTTGCTAACAGCGGTGAATTAAATGCGGTACATAATACTTCATTAGAGACACAAAAAAACATACTTGAACAGGATAAGCTTAGATTAGAAACGCTTAATGCAGAGCAAAATGAAACGATTAAGCATTACAGAGAATTATATGATAAAGAGGCGACGCTTGAAGAGAAATTAAATTCTATTATGGCTCCGCATGAAAATTTTACAGAAGATAAAATTCGTAAAGAGCCGCTGATATTAGTAACAAAAAAAGAAGTTGAAGATTCTGTAGAGTCCGTTCCCGAAACTGATTCAGATATAAATCAAAACAGTGACAATGCCGCTAATACTGACAACGCAGATAATACCTCAGAACAGAATCAGGAAAGAGCGGTATCAGGGGAAGAGGCAATTAATGATGAGCTTTTATGGTTAGATCAAGTATGCAGAAAGATCGCCGATTATGGTCTTGCTTTTTCACCGAGAATTATTAAGGCTTTCCATACGGCATTAAAAACCGCTGAATGGTCTCCATTGGCTGTTCTTGCCGGTGTCAGCGGGACCGGTAAATCAGAATTACCACAATTATATGCAAAGTTTGGCGGCATTAATTTTGTAAATATTCCCGTTCAGCCTAATTGGGATAGTCAAGAGGCCTTGCTCGGTTACTACAATACAATTTCCGGTAAGTTTGAAGCTCAGCCTCTTCTAAAATATTTAATTCAATCTCAAAAAGAGAATTCAGAAAATTACTCTGTCAGCTTAAAAAATCAACTGAATATTATTTTACTGGATGAAATGAATCTTGCACACATTGAACAGTATTTTGCAGAATTTTTAAGTAAGCTCGAAGAACGCCGCGGAAAAGATGAAGGAACTCCGCAATATCCTACATTAGCTGTCAAATTAGGAGGAACGGATTCTTATCCGCTTGCACTTGGAAGAAATGTTCTTTGGGTGGGAACTATGAATCAGGATGAAACGACCAAAAATCTGTCCGATAAAGTTCTTGATAGAGGCATTGTTATTAATTTCCCTCGACCAAATGAATTTAAACGCCGTATAAAGATTAATAAGGATATAAAACCGGAAGAACGGTATCTTCCGATTGAGACATGGGAAGGATGGAAGGTAAACTTTACAGACGAACAAACAGCTGCCTCTGAAAAAGTAATTGCACCATATAAACAATTAGTCGAAGAGATTAATAAAGAAATCTCAAATATCGGACGTGCGATTGGACACAGAGTTTGGCAATCAATTGAAAATTATATCTGGAATTATCCGGATGTACGGCAATTGCTTATCTCTAAATCGGCAGATATGAATGACAAAGAATTTATTGCCGAATTAAACAAGAAGATTGATCCCGCATTTGAAGATCAGTTAGTCCAGAAAATTATGCCGAAGCTGCGTGGAATCGAAACGAGAGGCGAATCTAAAAAAGTTCTTGAAAAAATTTCAAGTATAATTACAAGTTTTACGAATGAAGGTCATAACATAAATATCTCTAAAGACTTCTTGAACGCAATTAAATTTGGAGACGGACAATTCCTCTGGCTTACTTCCGAATATTTAAGTATGGAACAAGATAAACAAGAGGGGCGATAATGGATAAAGAAACACGGGATTATTCAACACTCTTGAAATCTTTAACTGTAGAAGATTCTAAAGAGAAATTATTACTTTCTTTACGGGATTGGTACTATAGAATTATCGAAACGGATCCTGAAACAGGAGATCCACTCGATACTGATCTAACTGCCTTGCTTGATAAACTTATAGAAATAAAGTCATACACAGACGATAAAAATGTTTACGATTGGATATTTAATATTTTTTCATACAGTAAAAGAGGTCTTTTTCATATTTTTGAAGCTCCTCGAAAAGAAATTCTCCGTTTTCATGAACAAATGCCGGTTTATCAGGCAAGAGAAATCGATTCGATGGGGATTATAGATATTTCTAGAAGGCCAGGTAGAACAGTTAGAGAAAAAATAGCTGCCAAACCTTCCGTTATAGCTGTAAAAAGGCAACAAAGCGTAGATACTTTGGAAAATCGCTTATTAAAAAAATTAATAATAAGAGCAACATATATTCTGGAAGAAAGATTGAATATATTCACTGCCGAACCGCTTCAAATAGAAAACGAAGATTCAGAGCTTTCTATTTTATATTCAAAATTATGTAAATGGCTTAAGAGTGATGAGGCGCAAGAAATCGGTGTATGGCAAAATTTACCGCCAAATAATATTCTTTTATGTGATAAATATTATAAAAAGGTCTGGGCTACATGGCGATATATTCTTGAACTGACTGATATTATCGAAAATGATATGAATAACGTAGATAATTATTTAGCAGTCTATATATTCTGGAAAACAAGCGCATTATTACAGCAACGGAAATGCAAGATTAAGCAACTTCCTGTAAAATTTTCTATAAAAAATGAAATTTTAATAGAAACTATGGGTTATGGAGAAAATGCAGGGGTTGTTATTGAGGCTGATGATTTTAAATTAAAGATTAAAGGTAATATCATTACTTTTACATCGGAGGCCGGAGAAGAACATTCAATTAATATTGCTTATAATTTTTTTCAAATTGATGGAAAAAAATACCCTGATAAATTATTAAATCTGTTTGATGCTAATGAAATTGCCGGTAAACTTGCAAATTCAATTTCTTACTCTCCCGATAGAAGAATAGTTTATTCGAATAATACGGAAGAACAAATTTTTACGGTTATGGATTTTTCGTCAGAATGCTATTACGGCATTTCAAATACGGAATTTATTGATAGTAAAACTGAATCAGCCGCACCTTATCCGTTGAAATTATTACGCCAATTCTGGAAGGCTGATGATTCTTCGGAATTAATTAATGTTGATTGCGCCGCATCGCCATCAATTCATAAAGATAGATTGAATAATTATAAGATTGATTCAATATCTTTTGATGATATTTTATATGATAGCATTATACGTAAAGAAGTTTCTATAGAATTAAAAACGGAAGCGGCATATAATTTTATGAATTCGATGAGAGATTATTACAATACAAATAATTTCTACTATATTATGCCGGACTATCTTGAAGACTTTTCATTAGGGCTCATACGTTCTACAGCAAGCTCTGTTTTTACCAATGCGAACCCCATTCCTAGTAGTATCGGGTCAGTCTTTTCTTTTCAACATAGTAACGAATTTCCTCATTATGCCATCAAAGACAATGATTTTGTATTTGTAATTGAAAAAAAAGAATTTACCGCTGACAAAAAACTTTTATCAATTACACCTATTACTGCAAAAACAACATATAAGCAAAATGAGAAAACTGAAGAGATTAATTTAAAATCAATAAAAGAAATACCGGGAGGTGTTCGCTGGGAGCATCATCCGCCTGTTGTTATTAGTGATTATAAACCTTCAAAGATAATGGAGTATATTCTTGCGGCCGTAAAAAATACGGAAGATAAGCTTGACTCTTCATGTATCTATATTATTTCCGGTCAAGACTCAATAAAAGATGCGCGGCTCAACATGCCTAATCCCAATTGGACATTCATAAATATCCCATTTAAGCCGATACACGGGATTGCCTCTTTTGTAAAACTTCAACATCGAATTTCCGATATCCCTTTGTGGAGTGAACATCTGCCGAATGTACAGATGACTGTTATTAAGAAAGGCCGAAGGCACTATATTAACTTAACAAACGAGAAAACCGTTCTTCCGATACGCGGAAAAGCTCAAGAAATACCTATTTCGGAAACTTTTATTCTTAATAAAAATGTAAAAGAATATCATTTCAGATTGGTCAGAGGTATCGGTAAAGATACCTCTGCTTTGAAATATGAGGCTTGCTTAACAAATTCGGCATTCCCATTAAAAGCAGACACTTCTTGCGAATTAAAAATGTATTATACATACGGACAAGAGCAACCCTTTGACTTGTATTTTGTATCAATCAACTCATCAAACTTTGTACGTGCAAAAGTTCAATGGAAAGAAATTGATGAAACTAAATTCCCTGTTCCGAATTTTCCTCCTGAGCGGACATGGAGCGAGTTTATTAATTGGAAAGATAGCCGTAGTAATACTCCCCGTAATTTAGTTGAATGGGAAGAAAATAATTTTAACAGTATTATCGATTTAACTCATTTTTATGCAGACGAAGAAAATAAATTTAAAAGATACACATGTAATATTCCTTCTAATTTTACTCCAAATTATCATAAGGATATTCATGGTTATTATTTCGTTATCAAATTGAATGAAACCGAATATGTAAAAATATATCAAACGCAATTTAAGGCAGTCGAAAACTGTAATAGTTTTTCTTTTTCAATTAATACAAAACATAAACCTAAATTTGATGATGGAGTGACATTATATTCTTCTATAGGATTAACTAAAGGTATAAGTTTATCTACAAAATTAATTTCATCATTTATAAGAAGATATAGATTCCCAACAATGCAGATATGGAATTTCGGTCATTCAATTATTACAAATACCCAAGTACCGATAGCTTTTAAAGAAAAATTTAATTCTATAAAACAAGCCCTTAAATCGCTGTTATATAATCACGCAGTTCAAGAGCAAGAAATCTTATGGAACGAATTATTCTTGTATGCATGTATACTTCATAAAGATTGTCTCGATATATCATCAGACTTAATGAAAATAAAGTTACAAGAGACAATTGATTTTGAACAACATTGGAAAATCATAGAGCAAAAAATCTTCCAATTCGGATATTTTATAGGAGATGCAAATACTCCTATTCAAAAAAAGGTTTTTGATTGGGCTTTAGATTTGGCAGATCAGGATTCAAAACTAAATTCTTTTAAGCTTCAAATTCTTACAATTGCGTTGTGGCGATGTGAGCATCTATTATCTACAATTTCTATTACTCAAATGGAAACTGTATTTAATCAGGTAATAGATGGAATAAAAGATGAATATCATAAACTAAAACAGGAAATATCACTTTCTAATAGAAAACTAAATCCCTTGCGCTCTCATTTAGAATTATTATGTGCATTAATCCGCTCAAGACGCTTTGGGATAGAATATCAGCAGCTTTTTTCCCCGTTTAATTCAAGAATTCAGCAACTGATTTCCGATATAGAACATATCTATGCATGGTTAAATAAAAATAGTAAAGAACTATTTGCAAAACAAATTAAGTTCACCTTATCGGATTCCAAATCTAATAATAACTTTATTGATTATTTATTACTATGGTTAGATGGCGAAAATTCGACGGAAATGCCAAAAGTCGAGAGTGCAACAGATGATGCAACAGGCGAGGATGAGGAACTTCCTTCGGATGATGATGATGAATAATATCATTATATCTGTGAGGATGGCCGGTTTGAATGAGGCAATAAAGGCACTGAAAGCTGACAAAGCCGATTATCAATTCATTATAAATAAAATTTCGAATCAATAAATCGGCTTTGCTGTTGATTGTTAAAAATTAGTATGATTTTGAATCATACGATTTGCGGTTTTTTTTCATTAACTTGCGCTGAAGAGCCTTCTTCTTTCTATTTAAAATAGTAGACGGCTTTTCATAGTATTCGCGTTTCTTCCATTCGCGGATAATTCCCTCTTTTTCAACTTGGCGCTTAAAACGCTTAATTGCTTTTTCAAGGTTTTCGGAATCATCAATAACGATACTTGCCACTTACAGAATCACCTCCAATGGATTATATCCTTAGTATCTTCTTGTACGATAACGGTTTTCCACCCCTCTGTCAAGGTAACGAAAAATCAGTAAGTCTATGTGTTTCGGTTGTGCATAATCTCCAGTTCTTCCATAACAAGATCGACGACAGCCTGTTTTTTGTCATCTCCTTCACGGCATCGTTGCTTGGCTCGCTCACGGAATTCGTTGCAGTCTATAACGGGACTTACCTCTATGACGACCTTGTCTTGGCAAACAATGTCGCCGAGCATATTGGAAGGATCGTCAGAAATACGTAAACAGTTGCCGTTAATAGACACCAGCATCATTACATCGGAGGTTCTGATGTAGGAGTCGATTTCGCGGACGCCTCGTTTTGTTTCCGGTTTGCCGGGGCGGTAGCGGGTTCCAGCCGGATATACGATAACGGCTTTTCCTTCTTTTCGCACTTCTTCCAGCGTCCGCATTGAGGCAATATTGATGCTGCGGCTCCGTTTTTTCTCTTCTTCCAGCTGTACGGGGTCGGTAATACCGGCGAGTGTTCTGCTTGGATAAATGACAATGCGTTCATAGCCTTCGGTAAGAGCTGCTATCAGCGGGTCTT
Encoded proteins:
- the rpsU gene encoding 30S ribosomal protein S21 translates to MASIVIDDSENLEKAIKRFKRQVEKEGIIREWKKREYYEKPSTILNRKKKALQRKLMKKNRKSYDSKSY
- a CDS encoding ATP-binding protein, encoding MKLSELRYGEHFSCRIEPYSNPADNLIDKQNPLGIILQKNTHLSDAYILQIGAAAKMVRMIKCSDISSLENRILAGQTNLYEVINILSNNQLDIEVVFFREYKTFPQPFIVNVTEDFITACGTSHFCSKGKDGDQLCGILKSQFMLGSSSNSYFLYIGKTPGDDDPAASCTLVNKDWQLVIKSREIRDEISLYSSDIKRHIPRNNDNSVCLAKGELRFAYLSTETISKLNELEMKKNLDDGSSYIGEWDKYNTEIGKRLLEAARKVGYIVLSGKPEKLSNHEILFNYSYNGENKLGDFNNLTIETDTVDIVQELPDYLLNPNMTYEEWIGEIDKNLEQEALFQNKKKKKQEQEEKHWSNLNIIDYTQDTITIESKHKGLPKRGKNGELFMILSITGEKIQVERRRRARQNILKGCSQISNLGLILDGKSNLSSNIPSVSGTKRKLSDKEQKKVYEKIFEFEPTENQKKAINIALTTSDIAVIQGPPGTGKSTVICGIIESLNQDFQKDNNLAGKILVTSLQHDAVDNVTNRLLTNGLPTVKSGRSSSEDELSISTTQAEIKSWCQTVVKNIEKNIPAVIESAEFQNLRSLFLDYHKAPSTAMEIALLNGIKNLSSRFTTPEIIEKIDSILVSLDQDPSSDDMDMINCLYALRTDEVSFQDDGTKRAMELAARLREAQIPIPSCLSKACSYELKSDLSFLSDLENLQNELLEQYLPHEEFRRNKENAVIAEIVNEVSQRIQKYPFDPSEKKNMALADFIYELKNNPDGILNTLLSYNPVLAATVQQSEGQEINEARRKLGLDTDKQKLPYEYVIVDEAARVAPPDLLIPMAKGKHIILVGDHRQLPQQVDQDIEKKMEISAASREEIAFLNESTFERLFAQLDASKKITLDKQYRMHPLLGTFISKEFYEVHNPDERFESPLKAEIFSHNLPIITNKAAIWCNVENERNGGGAENRDASKSRYRRGEAIVAAKLLKKWLDFDTEKKLTFGVISFYSAQCREIKKQLSSLGICTQKLQINEDYQYTLSDEKKNIKERLRIGTVDAFQGMEFDVVILCTVRTATEDRIRNAYSEMQKDAEEGLRKQQGLFGFLMSKNRLCVSMSRQKKVLVVIGDKNLFTSNIAESTVPELNHYITMCENNIDFGLVFDAKSID
- a CDS encoding DUF2357 domain-containing protein, with product MDKETRDYSTLLKSLTVEDSKEKLLLSLRDWYYRIIETDPETGDPLDTDLTALLDKLIEIKSYTDDKNVYDWIFNIFSYSKRGLFHIFEAPRKEILRFHEQMPVYQAREIDSMGIIDISRRPGRTVREKIAAKPSVIAVKRQQSVDTLENRLLKKLIIRATYILEERLNIFTAEPLQIENEDSELSILYSKLCKWLKSDEAQEIGVWQNLPPNNILLCDKYYKKVWATWRYILELTDIIENDMNNVDNYLAVYIFWKTSALLQQRKCKIKQLPVKFSIKNEILIETMGYGENAGVVIEADDFKLKIKGNIITFTSEAGEEHSINIAYNFFQIDGKKYPDKLLNLFDANEIAGKLANSISYSPDRRIVYSNNTEEQIFTVMDFSSECYYGISNTEFIDSKTESAAPYPLKLLRQFWKADDSSELINVDCAASPSIHKDRLNNYKIDSISFDDILYDSIIRKEVSIELKTEAAYNFMNSMRDYYNTNNFYYIMPDYLEDFSLGLIRSTASSVFTNANPIPSSIGSVFSFQHSNEFPHYAIKDNDFVFVIEKKEFTADKKLLSITPITAKTTYKQNEKTEEINLKSIKEIPGGVRWEHHPPVVISDYKPSKIMEYILAAVKNTEDKLDSSCIYIISGQDSIKDARLNMPNPNWTFINIPFKPIHGIASFVKLQHRISDIPLWSEHLPNVQMTVIKKGRRHYINLTNEKTVLPIRGKAQEIPISETFILNKNVKEYHFRLVRGIGKDTSALKYEACLTNSAFPLKADTSCELKMYYTYGQEQPFDLYFVSINSSNFVRAKVQWKEIDETKFPVPNFPPERTWSEFINWKDSRSNTPRNLVEWEENNFNSIIDLTHFYADEENKFKRYTCNIPSNFTPNYHKDIHGYYFVIKLNETEYVKIYQTQFKAVENCNSFSFSINTKHKPKFDDGVTLYSSIGLTKGISLSTKLISSFIRRYRFPTMQIWNFGHSIITNTQVPIAFKEKFNSIKQALKSLLYNHAVQEQEILWNELFLYACILHKDCLDISSDLMKIKLQETIDFEQHWKIIEQKIFQFGYFIGDANTPIQKKVFDWALDLADQDSKLNSFKLQILTIALWRCEHLLSTISITQMETVFNQVIDGIKDEYHKLKQEISLSNRKLNPLRSHLELLCALIRSRRFGIEYQQLFSPFNSRIQQLISDIEHIYAWLNKNSKELFAKQIKFTLSDSKSNNNFIDYLLLWLDGENSTEMPKVESATDDATGEDEELPSDDDDE
- a CDS encoding 1-acyl-sn-glycerol-3-phosphate acyltransferase — encoded protein: MDGLVLKNMLEELRPLFEQYASKDNVITEENVHKMENPQIRTILESAVKKLLLDGSKLYPEKHITEFLQAIKAGKKGIILSEHYSNLDLPIFLYLMEQTGPAGEELAHRSIAMAGMKLTEEDPLIAALTEGYERIVIYPSRTLAGITDPVQLEEEKKRSRSINIASMRTLEEVRKEGKAVIVYPAGTRYRPGKPETKRGVREIDSYIRTSDVMMLVSINGNCLRISDDPSNMLGDIVCQDKVVIEVSPVIDCNEFRERAKQRCREGDDKKQAVVDLVMEELEIMHNRNT